From the Blattabacterium cuenoti genome, one window contains:
- a CDS encoding 3-oxoacyl-ACP synthase III family protein, protein MIQSIITGTGHFLPKKIVKNDFFLNHNFCDEKGLKIKKSISDIIKKFQKITEIKERRYIDKNLLNSDIAAIAAKKALIDSKICKEKIDYIISAHNYGNVNPISFQSDIVPSISAKVKNKLNIKNIKCKPYDMIFGCPGWIEGMILANQLLQAKYAKNILITGSETLSRVIDPYDKNSMIFSDGSGAAVLSAVLMNNYSSEKYGIIYHDSQCNNNDELYYLTNGPSLNKKYKNSLVNIKMNGKKIYEYALTEVPYFLKNILDNTNLHLRDIKKILIHQANAKMDYAILKRLLKLYDYSYESDNFLEKIMPMTVHKFGNSSVATVPTLLDLIINKKISNHRIYPGDIILMVSLGASMNINGIIYRFPITKK, encoded by the coding sequence ATGATACAATCAATAATAACTGGAACCGGCCATTTTTTACCAAAAAAAATTGTAAAAAATGATTTTTTTTTAAATCATAATTTTTGTGATGAAAAAGGATTAAAAATTAAAAAATCTATTAGTGATATTATAAAAAAATTTCAGAAAATTACAGAAATAAAAGAAAGAAGATATATTGATAAAAATTTGTTAAATTCTGATATTGCAGCAATTGCTGCAAAAAAAGCACTTATAGATTCTAAAATTTGTAAAGAAAAAATAGATTATATTATTTCAGCTCACAATTATGGAAATGTTAATCCTATTTCTTTTCAATCTGATATTGTTCCTTCTATATCTGCAAAAGTTAAAAATAAACTGAATATAAAAAATATAAAATGCAAGCCATATGATATGATTTTTGGATGTCCAGGATGGATAGAAGGTATGATTTTAGCAAATCAACTTTTACAAGCTAAATATGCAAAAAATATTTTAATTACTGGATCTGAAACATTATCCAGGGTAATTGATCCTTATGATAAAAATTCTATGATATTTTCAGATGGATCTGGTGCAGCGGTCTTATCTGCTGTACTTATGAATAATTATTCTTCTGAAAAATATGGAATTATTTATCATGATAGTCAATGTAATAATAATGATGAATTATATTATTTAACTAATGGGCCATCGTTAAATAAAAAGTATAAAAATTCATTGGTAAATATTAAAATGAATGGAAAGAAAATTTATGAATATGCATTAACAGAAGTTCCATATTTTTTGAAAAATATTTTAGATAATACAAATTTACATTTAAGAGATATAAAAAAAATTCTTATTCATCAAGCTAATGCAAAAATGGATTATGCTATTTTAAAAAGATTATTAAAGCTATATGATTATTCATATGAAAGTGATAATTTTTTAGAAAAAATAATGCCTATGACTGTTCATAAATTTGGAAATTCTTCTGTTGCTACTGTACCAACACTATTGGATTTAATTATTAATAAAAAAATATCAAATCATAGAATTTATCCTGGAGATATAATACTAATGGTATCTTTGGGAGCTAGTATGAATATTAATGGAATAATTTACCGTTTTCCAATTACAAAAAAATAA
- a CDS encoding putative sugar nucleotidyl transferase — protein sequence MNFILYDGMFEWKNLFPITLTRSISEIHLGLFTIKERWEKKLGYKAICIFTQPFLLKKNSFKKNKILFKNVFIINSSFIPNEELINTIISLKKNEAISFQKNIVAARINIFSYEEYEYKNFFSIKKYSKVYEINKIIHIKNVWDIIVQNKNILKKDFMFYTKGKRSSTLLGRNILICKERIYLKENIVTNNVVLNAKFGPIYIDKGVEIMEGCLIRGPVYIGKKTIVNMGSKIYGNTTIGSFCKVGGEIKNSLLFSYSNKAHDGFLGHSILGKWCNLGAGTNVSNLRNDYRDVTLWNYEKKIFSPINMQFFGIIMGDHSKSAINTQFNTATVIGVCTSIFGYGFPPRYIPSFSFGGIQCNKRIPFYRVCETANLMMKRRKKKLSILEEKILEHLYKMSNV from the coding sequence ATGAATTTCATATTATATGATGGAATGTTTGAATGGAAAAATTTATTTCCTATAACTCTTACTAGATCTATATCGGAAATTCATTTAGGACTTTTTACAATAAAAGAAAGATGGGAAAAAAAACTTGGATATAAAGCTATTTGCATTTTTACACAACCGTTTCTTTTAAAGAAAAATTCATTTAAAAAAAATAAAATTTTATTTAAAAATGTATTTATAATTAATTCTTCATTTATTCCTAATGAAGAATTAATTAACACAATTATATCATTGAAAAAAAATGAAGCAATTTCTTTCCAAAAAAATATTGTAGCAGCAAGAATAAATATTTTTTCTTATGAAGAATATGAATATAAAAATTTTTTTTCTATAAAAAAATATAGTAAAGTTTATGAAATAAATAAAATTATTCATATTAAAAATGTATGGGATATTATTGTACAAAACAAGAATATTTTGAAAAAAGATTTTATGTTTTATACAAAAGGAAAAAGATCTTCCACTTTACTTGGTAGAAATATTCTTATTTGTAAAGAAAGAATTTATTTAAAGGAAAATATAGTAACTAACAATGTAGTACTTAATGCAAAATTTGGACCTATTTATATTGATAAAGGAGTTGAAATTATGGAAGGATGTTTAATAAGAGGGCCAGTATATATAGGTAAAAAAACAATAGTAAATATGGGATCAAAAATATATGGAAATACAACTATAGGTTCTTTTTGTAAAGTTGGAGGAGAAATTAAAAATTCTTTACTTTTTTCTTATTCTAATAAAGCTCATGATGGATTCCTTGGACATTCTATTTTAGGAAAGTGGTGTAATTTAGGTGCTGGAACTAATGTCTCTAATTTAAGAAACGATTACAGAGATGTAACATTATGGAATTATGAAAAAAAAATTTTTTCACCAATTAATATGCAATTTTTTGGAATAATTATGGGAGATCATTCTAAATCTGCTATAAATACTCAATTTAATACCGCTACTGTAATAGGAGTATGTACAAGTATTTTTGGATATGGATTCCCTCCCAGATATATTCCATCTTTTTCTTTTGGTGGAATTCAATGTAATAA
- a CDS encoding type B 50S ribosomal protein L31 — MKKNIHPNNYRKVVFKDINNEKTFICRSTVRTKDVIKINGINYPLYKMEISSYSHPFFTGEKRFFGKTGPAEKFKKKYEKYKKF, encoded by the coding sequence ATGAAAAAAAATATACATCCAAATAATTATAGAAAAGTTGTATTTAAAGATATTAACAATGAAAAAACTTTTATTTGTAGATCTACTGTAAGGACAAAAGATGTTATAAAAATAAATGGGATTAATTACCCTTTATACAAAATGGAAATATCTAGTTACTCTCATCCGTTTTTTACAGGAGAAAAAAGATTTTTTGGAAAAACTGGTCCAGCAGAGAAATTTAAAAAAAAATATGAAAAATATAAGAAGTTTTAA